Proteins encoded within one genomic window of Vidua macroura isolate BioBank_ID:100142 chromosome 2, ASM2450914v1, whole genome shotgun sequence:
- the CLDN10 gene encoding claudin-10, with protein sequence MASTSAEIIAFLLTISGWVLVSSTLPTDYWKVSTIDGTVITTATFWANLWKTCVTDSTGVSNCKDFPSMLALDGYIQACRGLMISAVCLGFFGAVFGLVGMKCTKVGGSDQTKAKIACLAGLIFILSGLCSMTSCSLYANRITSEFFDPSFVAQKYELGAALFIGWAGASLCIIGGIIFCFSIAENSNSARRGYAYNGATSVMSSRTKVHNSVPDKTPPKHFDKNAYV encoded by the exons ATGGCGAGCACGTCGGCGGAGATCATCGCGTTCCTGCTGACCATCTCGGGATGGGTGCTGGTCTCCTCCACGCTGCCCACCGACTACTGGAAGGTGTCCACCATCGATGGCACGGTCATCACCACCGCCACCTTTTGGGCCAACCTCTGGAAGACCTGCGTGACCGACTCCACCGGCGTCTCCAACTGCAAGGACTTCCCATCCATGCTGGCGCTGGACG GTTACATCCAAGCTTGCAGAGGATTGATGATCTCCGCTGTCTGCCTGGGCTTCTTTGGTGCCGTTTTTGGACTGGTTGGAATGAAATGTACAAAAGTTGGAGGCTCTGATCAGACTAAAGCAAAAATAGCTTGCTTAGCTGGACTGATTTTCATACTCTCTG GGTTGTGCTCTATGACTAGTTGTTCCCTGTATGCAAACAGGATTACGTCTGAATTCTTTGACCCTTCTTTTGTTGCACAAAA GTATGAATTAGGAGCAGCTTTGTTCATTGGATGGGCTGGAGCTTCACTCTGCATAATTGGTGGCATTATATTCTGCTTCTCAATAGCTGAAAACAGTAATTCTGCAAG gagGGGGTATGCCTATAATGGAGCCACATCTGTGATGTCTTCTCGTACAAAGGTCCACAACAGCGTCCCTGACAAAACCCCACCCAAGCACTTTGACAAGAACGCTTATGTTTAG